One genomic region from Athalia rosae chromosome 3, iyAthRosa1.1, whole genome shotgun sequence encodes:
- the LOC105692206 gene encoding general transcriptional corepressor trfA isoform X1 gives MRLKDSVVSLPMHQGLNNNQLLQQSEISASSNSEEIQNCNDRTNTVAFSLQDQFKEFRGTGENPAGTWPVTQNVGLQNNSNNTAVNHSNGRNNINNNLTASRLYQSSSAESLADYEGRNSVGDSSHELTPSEWSDWSEEGNLPTRCRGIVNPNYPGFQHLATALLSDTDLTEDELETYEISKVACNLNNNQYNNNTDENLIDESVNHLQGQEADRKFIYEKPKFNIHTVNSLYESALPSSVKCINYVKSVEVSRSAELVVSPIPEVNVNSVIEAETHLTELEPSEGLADTVQQSSKSELCEAIVVDRKAREVAIEVEVVELTTAVKETLQFPQIERIVDSGKSSEIGEEPEPAVETIDLIREAKKLPLPDCSQVGSKLQPASGTLRNSNQNDDSETNTDSESYSDLAPYTKLEEIDLLSSIGRDIGVDLEKYVQPVPDVLLMDSVAVTSAPRAAVVKTGQNLIKDNQLMHPRDQLDTNKLMDRNLPEAIVDTRKKEKMARNQARRRQQTHTNQPQRRPDKRRADTDVGGPGGFDVYNIETAMPKIDLDAIESHLRAAREEERRRRNDREEIRRRLAMGPDADDLRSERGRKPSLQSRLQSGMNLQICFMNETSSDTESPVSEADITPGPISSEIRAPITRPQVLSLPPLRVDATAPVDEADFFARQARLQTEARMALAQAKEMAHMQMEVERQRLKQSPITEMVRSSLEKVGVQLGDERRRLSRVLLTELNVAQLQVVANDLHARIAALNEALVEGLLRRDDLHMEQDSMLVDVEDLTRYLGAKQESFKRQGLASRESSSSQSVKNQQSTSLQVKLPKPKLMNRGLVSLVRK, from the exons ATGCGGTTGAAGGATTCTGTCGTATCGTTGCCCATGCATCAAGGATTGAACAATAA TCAACTTCTGCAGCAGAGCGAAATAAGCGCGTCTTCTAATTCTGAAGAGATACAAAACTGTAACGACAGAACGAATACCGTAGCATTTAGTTTGCAGGATCAATTCAAAGAGTTCAGAGGTACAGGCGAAAATCCGGCCGGCACGTGGCCGGTTACACAGAACGTCGGACTACAAAATAACTCGAATAATACAGCAGTGAATCATTCAAATGGACGGAATAACATTAACAACAATTTGACGGCATCAAGACTCTATCAAAGCAGTTCGGCTGAAAGTTTGGCCGACTACGAAG GTCGGAATTCTGTCGGGGATTCATCGCACGAATTGACGCCTTCCGAGTGGTCGGACTGGTCGGAAGAAGGAAATCTTCCTACTAGGTGTAGAGGAATCGTGAATCCTAATTATCCAGGATTTCAACACCTCGCAACTGCTTTACTATCCGACACAGATCTCACTGAAGACGAGCTTGAAACTTACGAAATCTCCAAAGTCGCCTGCAACTTGAACAATAATCAATACAACAATAACACAGACGagaatctgatcgacgaaagCGTTAATCATCTTCAGGGACAAGAAGCCGATCGGAAATTCATATACGAGAAACCGAAGTTCAATATTCAC ACAGTAAACTCACTCTACGAATCGGCGTTACCGTCGTCAGTAAAGTGTATAAATTACGTGAAGAGTGTTGAGGTATCACGGTCCGCAGAATTAGTTGTGTCTCCCATACCGGAAGTGAACGTTAACTCGGTCATCGAAGCGGAGACTCATCTTACCGAGTTAGAACCAAGCGAGGGGCTCGCCGACACGGTACAACAATCCTCAAAATCTGAACTTTGCGAAGCAATTGTCGTTGACAGAAAAGCACGTGAAGTTGCCATAGAAGTTGAAGTAGTCGAGCTGACAACCGCCGTAAAAGAAACGCTCCAGTTCCCTCAAATAGAGCGAATTGTAGACTCGGGAAAGTCTAGCGAAATCGGGGAG GAGCCGGAACCTGCGGTCGAAACCATCGATCTTATAAGAGAAGCTAAGAAATTGCCCCTTCCCGATTGTTCTCAAGTAGGATCAAAACTACAGCCTGCATCTGGGActctgagaaattcgaatcagaACGACGATTCAGAAACGAATACCGATTCGGAAAGTTACTCAGATTTGGCACCCTACACCAAACTCGAGGAGATCGATTTGCTTTCAAGTATCGGCAGAGACATAGGCGTTGACCTTGAAAAATACGTCCAACCGGTACCAGACGTTCTCTTGATGGATTCCGTCGCGGTTACCTCGGCCCCAAGGGCTGCCGTCGTTAAAACAGGACAAAATCTAATAAAAGATAATCAGTTAATGCACCCCAGGGATCAACTCGatacaaataaattaatggaCAGGAACCTGCCGGAGGCCATTGTCGatacaagaaaaaaggaaaaaatggcaAGAAATCAAGCTAGGAGACGCCAACAAACCCATACCAATCAACCGCAACGACGACCCGACAAACGTCGCGCTGATACCGACGTTGGTGGACCTG GTGGTTTTGACGTCTATAATATCGAGACAGCGATGCCGAAAATTGATTTGGACGCTATTGAATCTCATCTGAGAGCTGCACGTGAAGAAGAACGCAGG CGGAGAAATGATCGGGAAGAAATCAGGAGAAGACTCGCTATGGGTCCAGATGCAGATGATCTTAGATCTGAACGAGGACGGAAGCCCAGTTTACAGTCACGCCTTCAGAGTG GAATGAATCTGCAAATTTGTTTCATGAATGAGACATCGTCTGACACAGAGTCACCTGTGTCCGAAGCTGACATAACTCCAGGACCAATATCGTCTGAAATAAGGGCACCTATAACCAGACCACAGGTTTTAAGTCTTCCCCCATTGAGAGTTGATGCAACTGCACCAGTGGATGAGGCAGACTTCTTTGCTAGGCAAGCCAGACTACAGACAGAAGCAAGGATGGCACTTGCACAAGCTAAAGAAATGGCTCACATGCAAATGGAAGTTGAAAGACAGAGACTTAAACAAAGTCCTATCACAGAAATGGTTCGGTCTAGTCTTGAAAAA GTTGGTGTTCAACTGGGTGATGAGAGGCGCAGGCTTTCGCGAGTTTTGCTAACAGAGCTAAATGTTGCTCAACTGCAAGTAGTTGCCAATGATCTACATGCTCGCATAGCAGCGTTGAACGAAGCACTCGTAGAAGGCTTGCTTAGGCGAGACGATCTACACATGGAACAAGATTCTATGCTAGTTGATGTCGAGGATCTCACACGTTACTT AGGTGCCAAGCAGGAATCGTTCAAGCGTCAAGGACTTGCGTCCAGAGAATCTTCTTCCTCGCAATccgtaaaaaatcaacaatcaACATCTCTTCAAGTTAAGCTACCTAAACCAAAACTTATGAATCGAGGACTCGTTAGTCTAGTCAGAAAATAA
- the LOC105692206 gene encoding general transcriptional corepressor trfA isoform X2 — MRLKDSVVSLPMHQGLNNNQLLQQSEISASSNSEEIQNCNDRTNTVAFSLQDQFKEFRGTGENPAGTWPVTQNVGLQNNSNNTAVNHSNGRNNINNNLTASRLYQSSSAESLADYEGRNSVGDSSHELTPSEWSDWSEEGNLPTRCRGIVNPNYPGFQHLATALLSDTDLTEDELETYEISKVACNLNNNQYNNNTDENLIDESVNHLQGQEADRKFIYEKPKFNIHTVNSLYESALPSSVKCINYVKSVEVSRSAELVVSPIPEVNVNSVIEAETHLTELEPSEGLADTVQQSSKSELCEAIVVDRKAREVAIEVEVVELTTAVKETLQFPQIERIVDSGKSSEIGEEPEPAVETIDLIREAKKLPLPDCSQVGSKLQPASGTLRNSNQNDDSETNTDSESYSDLAPYTKLEEIDLLSSIGRDIGVDLEKYVQPVPDVLLMDSVAVTSAPRAAVVKTGQNLIKDNQLMHPRDQLDTNKLMDRNLPEAIVDTRKKEKMARNQARRRQQTHTNQPQRRPDKRRADTDVGGPGGFDVYNIETAMPKIDLDAIESHLRAAREEERRRRNDREEIRRRLAMGPDADDLRSERGRKPSLQSRLQSGMNLQICFMNETSSDTESPVSEADITPGPISSEIRAPITRPQVLSLPPLRVDATAPVDEADFFARQARLQTEARMALAQAKEMAHMQMEVERQRLKQSPITEMVRSSLEKVGVQLGDERRRLSRVLLTELNVAQLQVVANDLHARIAALNEALVEGLLRRDDLHMEQDSMLVDVEDLTRYLNK; from the exons ATGCGGTTGAAGGATTCTGTCGTATCGTTGCCCATGCATCAAGGATTGAACAATAA TCAACTTCTGCAGCAGAGCGAAATAAGCGCGTCTTCTAATTCTGAAGAGATACAAAACTGTAACGACAGAACGAATACCGTAGCATTTAGTTTGCAGGATCAATTCAAAGAGTTCAGAGGTACAGGCGAAAATCCGGCCGGCACGTGGCCGGTTACACAGAACGTCGGACTACAAAATAACTCGAATAATACAGCAGTGAATCATTCAAATGGACGGAATAACATTAACAACAATTTGACGGCATCAAGACTCTATCAAAGCAGTTCGGCTGAAAGTTTGGCCGACTACGAAG GTCGGAATTCTGTCGGGGATTCATCGCACGAATTGACGCCTTCCGAGTGGTCGGACTGGTCGGAAGAAGGAAATCTTCCTACTAGGTGTAGAGGAATCGTGAATCCTAATTATCCAGGATTTCAACACCTCGCAACTGCTTTACTATCCGACACAGATCTCACTGAAGACGAGCTTGAAACTTACGAAATCTCCAAAGTCGCCTGCAACTTGAACAATAATCAATACAACAATAACACAGACGagaatctgatcgacgaaagCGTTAATCATCTTCAGGGACAAGAAGCCGATCGGAAATTCATATACGAGAAACCGAAGTTCAATATTCAC ACAGTAAACTCACTCTACGAATCGGCGTTACCGTCGTCAGTAAAGTGTATAAATTACGTGAAGAGTGTTGAGGTATCACGGTCCGCAGAATTAGTTGTGTCTCCCATACCGGAAGTGAACGTTAACTCGGTCATCGAAGCGGAGACTCATCTTACCGAGTTAGAACCAAGCGAGGGGCTCGCCGACACGGTACAACAATCCTCAAAATCTGAACTTTGCGAAGCAATTGTCGTTGACAGAAAAGCACGTGAAGTTGCCATAGAAGTTGAAGTAGTCGAGCTGACAACCGCCGTAAAAGAAACGCTCCAGTTCCCTCAAATAGAGCGAATTGTAGACTCGGGAAAGTCTAGCGAAATCGGGGAG GAGCCGGAACCTGCGGTCGAAACCATCGATCTTATAAGAGAAGCTAAGAAATTGCCCCTTCCCGATTGTTCTCAAGTAGGATCAAAACTACAGCCTGCATCTGGGActctgagaaattcgaatcagaACGACGATTCAGAAACGAATACCGATTCGGAAAGTTACTCAGATTTGGCACCCTACACCAAACTCGAGGAGATCGATTTGCTTTCAAGTATCGGCAGAGACATAGGCGTTGACCTTGAAAAATACGTCCAACCGGTACCAGACGTTCTCTTGATGGATTCCGTCGCGGTTACCTCGGCCCCAAGGGCTGCCGTCGTTAAAACAGGACAAAATCTAATAAAAGATAATCAGTTAATGCACCCCAGGGATCAACTCGatacaaataaattaatggaCAGGAACCTGCCGGAGGCCATTGTCGatacaagaaaaaaggaaaaaatggcaAGAAATCAAGCTAGGAGACGCCAACAAACCCATACCAATCAACCGCAACGACGACCCGACAAACGTCGCGCTGATACCGACGTTGGTGGACCTG GTGGTTTTGACGTCTATAATATCGAGACAGCGATGCCGAAAATTGATTTGGACGCTATTGAATCTCATCTGAGAGCTGCACGTGAAGAAGAACGCAGG CGGAGAAATGATCGGGAAGAAATCAGGAGAAGACTCGCTATGGGTCCAGATGCAGATGATCTTAGATCTGAACGAGGACGGAAGCCCAGTTTACAGTCACGCCTTCAGAGTG GAATGAATCTGCAAATTTGTTTCATGAATGAGACATCGTCTGACACAGAGTCACCTGTGTCCGAAGCTGACATAACTCCAGGACCAATATCGTCTGAAATAAGGGCACCTATAACCAGACCACAGGTTTTAAGTCTTCCCCCATTGAGAGTTGATGCAACTGCACCAGTGGATGAGGCAGACTTCTTTGCTAGGCAAGCCAGACTACAGACAGAAGCAAGGATGGCACTTGCACAAGCTAAAGAAATGGCTCACATGCAAATGGAAGTTGAAAGACAGAGACTTAAACAAAGTCCTATCACAGAAATGGTTCGGTCTAGTCTTGAAAAA GTTGGTGTTCAACTGGGTGATGAGAGGCGCAGGCTTTCGCGAGTTTTGCTAACAGAGCTAAATGTTGCTCAACTGCAAGTAGTTGCCAATGATCTACATGCTCGCATAGCAGCGTTGAACGAAGCACTCGTAGAAGGCTTGCTTAGGCGAGACGATCTACACATGGAACAAGATTCTATGCTAGTTGATGTCGAGGATCTCACACGTTACTT AAATAAATAG